A genomic window from Archaeoglobus neptunius includes:
- a CDS encoding ATPase domain-containing protein has protein sequence MLERAPTGIPGFDELCEGGLLRDRSYLVSGPSGSGKTIFAMQFLVNGVENYNEPGIFVATEERPQHLREHFLTFGWDLEKYEDENMLAIVDATSTKIGLPSDERYIDVRPFDTRSLLDQIITIQDEIGARRAVVDSTTSIGFTIGDPAKFRVELLKISTTMEILGLTSVLTCEVVEGGGDKISRFGVENFVVEGTIVLYYTRIENTRVRSIEIFKMRGTNHSSKIHPFEITDKGIVVYSKEEVFA, from the coding sequence ATGCTGGAGCGTGCACCTACTGGGATACCGGGTTTTGACGAACTGTGTGAGGGAGGGTTGCTGAGAGATAGAAGCTACCTTGTATCCGGTCCGTCTGGTTCCGGAAAAACCATATTCGCCATGCAGTTTCTGGTTAACGGTGTAGAGAATTATAATGAGCCGGGAATTTTTGTTGCCACAGAGGAGAGGCCACAGCATCTTAGAGAGCACTTTCTCACATTCGGCTGGGACCTGGAGAAGTACGAAGATGAGAACATGCTCGCAATAGTTGATGCTACCTCGACAAAGATAGGTCTCCCTTCCGATGAAAGGTACATTGATGTCAGACCCTTTGACACAAGATCCCTTCTCGATCAGATTATCACGATTCAGGATGAAATTGGAGCCAGGAGAGCTGTTGTGGACTCCACAACCTCCATTGGCTTCACCATTGGTGATCCGGCAAAGTTCAGAGTTGAGTTGTTGAAGATTTCGACAACCATGGAAATACTCGGATTAACCTCTGTTCTAACCTGCGAGGTTGTCGAGGGTGGGGGGGACAAAATAAGCCGTTTTGGTGTCGAGAACTTCGTGGTTGAAGGAACCATAGTCCTTTACTACACACGAATTGAGAACACAAGAGTGAGAAGCATAGAGATATTCAAGATGAGAGGTACAAATCACAGCAGCAAAATCCATCCCTTCGAAATCACGGATAAGGGAATAGTTGTTTACTCGAAAGAAGAAGTGTTTGCCTAG
- a CDS encoding SCP2 sterol-binding domain-containing protein: MQVEYSREELKFATILGKILEEKLRDKKKEEIARRINGSVSVECRDLKMSTTITFKGDRVIVESGSKGKYLISADLQTLNGLTFGKIGLLGTVKLIIKGKLKIKGMIFAMKFRELFR; encoded by the coding sequence ATGCAGGTTGAATACAGCAGAGAGGAGTTGAAATTTGCGACAATTCTTGGGAAAATACTCGAAGAAAAATTGAGAGACAAGAAGAAGGAAGAAATTGCGAGGAGAATTAACGGCAGTGTGTCTGTAGAGTGCAGAGATCTGAAAATGAGCACTACCATAACATTCAAAGGGGATAGAGTTATAGTGGAGAGCGGTTCGAAAGGAAAATATCTGATTTCCGCTGATCTGCAAACACTGAACGGACTGACATTTGGAAAAATAGGCCTTCTCGGTACCGTAAAACTCATTATCAAAGGAAAGCTGAAGATAAAGGGAATGATATTTGCGATGAAGTTCAGGGAATTGTTCCGGTGA
- a CDS encoding DUF2178 domain-containing protein, producing MNRKLFVVYSGLIVAAMGMAVGYGVSAGNALLPLAAFAVGSILIALGRRRVTDIIEDERDHRISEKASKSAWTVFTIGAALLGTTLIALNEQAQTGYTLAYSACVLLVLYFIFYGYYSRKAVG from the coding sequence ATGAACCGGAAACTGTTTGTCGTGTATTCAGGTCTGATAGTGGCTGCGATGGGCATGGCAGTGGGTTATGGAGTGTCAGCCGGAAACGCTCTGCTACCATTAGCGGCATTTGCTGTGGGAAGTATTCTGATAGCTCTGGGGAGAAGGAGAGTTACCGATATTATAGAAGATGAGAGAGATCACAGGATAAGCGAGAAGGCATCCAAATCAGCATGGACGGTTTTTACTATTGGTGCTGCATTGCTCGGCACAACCTTGATAGCTCTGAACGAACAAGCTCAGACAGGATATACTCTGGCTTACTCAGCCTGCGTTCTGCTCGTGCTTTACTTCATCTTCTACGGCTACTACAGCAGGAAGGCTGTGGGTTAG
- a CDS encoding DUF5658 family protein, with amino-acid sequence MWLGFVVVALCMADVLTTEYVIGSGIGYESNEILAPVIGYPIYAVKLVFAILTVLAIEKVADVRLKFASYSTLLSFYILVVINNTLVILWNTDLNLDLGRLFAIFAAIFVVNMFVLFPRSSNSANA; translated from the coding sequence GCTCTCTGTATGGCAGATGTGCTCACCACAGAGTACGTAATAGGTAGCGGAATCGGATACGAGAGTAACGAGATCCTGGCTCCAGTAATTGGTTATCCCATCTACGCTGTAAAGCTTGTGTTCGCCATCCTCACAGTTCTTGCGATTGAGAAAGTTGCGGACGTACGACTGAAGTTTGCGAGCTACTCCACCCTGCTATCCTTCTACATTCTGGTTGTCATCAACAACACTCTCGTCATACTCTGGAACACAGACCTCAATCTTGATCTGGGTAGACTCTTTGCCATTTTTGCCGCTATATTCGTGGTCAACATGTTCGTTCTATTTCCCCGTTCCTCAAATTCTGCAAACGCATAG
- a CDS encoding helix-turn-helix transcriptional regulator: MKTRIKEFRARYNMTQEELARKVGVRRETIVFLEKGKYNPSLKLAYRVAKALNTTIEELFIFEDDD, from the coding sequence ATGAAAACCAGAATAAAGGAGTTCAGGGCAAGATACAACATGACTCAGGAGGAACTTGCAAGGAAGGTGGGTGTGAGGAGGGAGACGATAGTTTTCCTCGAGAAGGGCAAGTACAACCCATCCCTCAAGCTGGCGTACAGGGTGGCAAAGGCCCTGAACACGACGATAGAGGAGCTTTTTATATTTGAAGATGATGATTAA
- a CDS encoding DUF2193 family protein, with product MIREVLNEALEMQKTIVRTIERYRFEDFKIPHCENFVNLVKELKVKEWQSGEALDLYRMSVLNHYGILRKLTESIKPFESAFMEWMQTPVVVEILYDLDSSFREAAETFAKTINESDDLIALEAMRIANGFYGVTSAKDFAAIPGSTFSVLAKIAEKMDTDDYILAILASKSWGLNTSYIFGDTFLRVFRDTGNFLKAINAEKAQMQRMLLEPVKLQVDIMRTHGFSSFDPAEYMRLYREKMFDIVKMSIEDVHIANVVMLPTHVGDVGHHIGWQYYSICRDEINMELLRVHLAFLMRNLNADGMRSIFDISYYATGLSSLLIYRMLWDEGITAEMLARFFTERFYNHIMLRQFDRSVVNELHVNDLLDFAFRGQRLADRGWKIGGIEPDFRDYETSMLQHGELYAYPFCAITTKFATLMKFADMPCLLAPEPVSIAVLVNAVALNPEKPFAPVSLCKNCATAHVQPAKCLHCIATKIS from the coding sequence ATGATACGTGAGGTACTCAACGAGGCCTTAGAGATGCAGAAAACAATCGTGAGAACAATAGAGAGGTACAGATTTGAAGACTTCAAAATACCTCACTGCGAGAACTTCGTGAATTTGGTTAAAGAGTTAAAGGTAAAGGAATGGCAGAGTGGAGAGGCGCTGGACCTTTACAGGATGAGCGTTCTGAACCACTACGGAATACTCAGAAAACTGACAGAAAGTATAAAACCCTTCGAGTCAGCATTTATGGAGTGGATGCAAACACCGGTGGTCGTTGAAATTCTCTACGATCTTGATAGCTCCTTCAGAGAAGCTGCCGAGACTTTTGCGAAAACAATTAACGAGAGTGACGATCTTATAGCTCTGGAAGCGATGAGGATTGCCAATGGTTTTTACGGCGTGACCTCTGCAAAAGATTTTGCAGCCATTCCAGGCTCAACCTTTTCTGTTCTGGCCAAAATCGCAGAGAAAATGGATACAGATGATTACATTCTGGCCATACTTGCCTCAAAATCGTGGGGACTGAACACCTCCTACATATTCGGTGACACTTTTCTGAGGGTGTTCAGGGATACAGGCAATTTTTTGAAGGCCATAAACGCAGAAAAAGCTCAGATGCAAAGAATGCTGCTTGAACCCGTAAAACTGCAGGTAGACATAATGAGGACACACGGATTCTCATCCTTTGACCCTGCGGAGTATATGAGACTGTACAGGGAAAAAATGTTTGATATCGTCAAAATGTCGATTGAAGACGTGCATATTGCCAATGTGGTGATGCTGCCAACACACGTTGGCGATGTCGGCCACCATATCGGATGGCAGTATTACAGCATCTGCAGGGACGAAATCAATATGGAGCTGCTCCGCGTTCATCTGGCATTCCTTATGAGAAATCTGAATGCTGATGGAATGAGGAGCATCTTTGACATATCCTACTACGCAACTGGCCTGTCCTCTCTCCTGATCTACAGAATGCTATGGGATGAGGGCATCACTGCGGAGATGCTTGCAAGGTTCTTTACAGAGAGATTTTACAACCACATCATGCTGAGACAGTTTGATAGAAGTGTTGTCAACGAGCTGCATGTAAACGACCTGCTTGATTTTGCCTTTCGCGGACAGCGTCTGGCTGATAGAGGATGGAAAATAGGTGGTATCGAACCGGATTTCCGCGACTACGAGACATCTATGCTGCAGCATGGCGAGTTATACGCATACCCCTTCTGTGCAATAACAACGAAGTTCGCCACATTGATGAAGTTCGCAGATATGCCTTGTCTGCTCGCTCCAGAACCGGTAAGCATTGCAGTGCTGGTGAATGCAGTTGCTCTTAACCCCGAAAAGCCCTTTGCTCCAGTTAGTCTGTGCAAGAACTGTGCTACTGCACACGTCCAGCCGGCAAAATGCCTGCACTGTATAGCCACCAAAATTTCCTGA
- the fbp gene encoding fructose-1,6-bisphosphate aldolase/phosphatase: MRKVTVSLIKADVGSVAGHTTVPDELKNVAMENLQNAVDSGLIIDFRVFNAGDDLELLMTHSRGVDSEEIHRLAWETFEKAAKIAKDLKLYGAGQDLLKDAFSGNVRGLGPGVAEMEFTERGAEPLIAFMMDKTEPGAFNMPIFRIFADPFNTAGLVIDPSMHAGFVFEIWDIKESKRVFMRTPEEMYDILALIGGKSRFVIKRVYPKEGSKLPADEPVAVISTEKLYEVAGEYVGKDDPVAIVRAQSGLPAVGEVLEAFAFPHLVSGWMRGSHNGPIMPVPFRYSKCTRFDGPPRCIAAGFQLANGKLVGPVDMFDDPAFDYTRNKALEVAEYMRRHGPFEPHRLPSEDMEYTTLPKVLNRLKDRFEEV; encoded by the coding sequence ATGAGAAAAGTTACGGTATCCCTGATAAAGGCGGATGTCGGGAGTGTGGCAGGGCACACAACGGTGCCCGATGAACTGAAAAACGTTGCAATGGAGAACCTTCAGAACGCTGTTGATTCCGGCTTAATTATTGATTTCAGAGTATTTAATGCGGGTGATGATCTCGAACTTCTGATGACCCACAGCAGGGGAGTGGACAGCGAGGAAATTCACAGACTCGCATGGGAAACATTTGAGAAAGCTGCAAAGATCGCAAAGGACCTCAAGCTCTACGGAGCAGGGCAGGATCTGCTGAAAGATGCATTCTCCGGGAATGTCAGAGGTCTTGGACCGGGAGTTGCGGAGATGGAATTTACGGAAAGAGGGGCAGAACCTCTGATAGCATTCATGATGGATAAAACCGAGCCCGGAGCGTTCAACATGCCGATTTTCAGAATTTTCGCCGACCCGTTCAATACTGCAGGCCTTGTGATCGACCCATCAATGCACGCTGGCTTTGTTTTCGAAATATGGGACATAAAGGAGAGCAAGAGGGTGTTCATGAGAACTCCAGAAGAAATGTACGACATTCTGGCTTTAATCGGCGGAAAGAGCAGGTTTGTGATAAAGAGGGTTTATCCGAAAGAGGGGAGTAAGTTACCCGCAGATGAACCTGTGGCCGTTATAAGCACAGAAAAGCTGTACGAGGTTGCGGGAGAGTACGTGGGTAAGGATGATCCGGTGGCGATTGTGAGAGCTCAGAGCGGGTTGCCTGCTGTTGGAGAGGTTCTCGAGGCATTCGCCTTCCCGCATCTCGTGAGCGGTTGGATGAGAGGCAGTCATAACGGCCCAATAATGCCCGTGCCATTCAGGTACTCAAAATGCACGAGGTTTGATGGGCCACCGAGATGCATCGCAGCGGGATTTCAGCTTGCAAATGGAAAGCTTGTTGGGCCGGTAGATATGTTTGACGATCCGGCGTTTGACTACACACGGAACAAAGCACTGGAAGTAGCTGAATACATGCGCCGTCATGGTCCATTCGAGCCGCACAGATTACCGAGTGAAGATATGGAGTACACGACCCTGCCAAAAGTGCTCAACAGATTGAAGGATAGGTTCGAAGAGGTTTGA
- a CDS encoding tetrahydromethanopterin S-methyltransferase subunit H family protein, translating into MKDKTFLIGSIFYSRHSVVEDPEKGVFDAARAEYLINRQEELSDAYQIPSTLDVVAESGEAMVKYLDFILDHYDKPFILDGYVDARIAGLRYASEHGVVDRIIYNSISTMNTKDELKLVKEVGVSKAIIFCYDPSYTTPPRRFTLLSGDAKREGLITRAKKLGIRELLIDVVPTDIKSLGEVIETLLVVKSAYDYPAGCGPANVSYYMAEYLKKELDTKVLVSSVDSVAQLFSDFLFYGPIERCDVAFESASIIEEVKTGLSVPLHRVISR; encoded by the coding sequence ATGAAAGACAAAACATTTCTCATAGGCAGCATATTCTATTCGAGGCACTCGGTGGTTGAGGACCCTGAAAAAGGAGTTTTTGACGCTGCCCGGGCAGAATATCTTATAAACAGACAGGAGGAACTTTCCGATGCCTATCAGATACCTTCAACCCTCGATGTTGTGGCGGAAAGCGGAGAGGCAATGGTGAAATATCTGGATTTCATTCTGGATCACTACGATAAACCCTTCATCCTGGACGGATACGTGGATGCGCGGATTGCCGGGTTGAGATATGCTTCAGAACATGGAGTCGTGGACAGGATAATTTACAACTCCATCAGCACGATGAATACTAAAGATGAGCTGAAACTCGTAAAGGAGGTGGGAGTTAGCAAAGCAATTATTTTCTGCTACGATCCATCCTACACAACTCCCCCAAGACGGTTCACGCTGCTTTCTGGTGATGCAAAGAGAGAAGGGCTGATAACCAGAGCTAAAAAGCTGGGAATACGTGAACTCTTAATTGATGTCGTCCCTACAGACATAAAGAGTCTCGGAGAGGTTATAGAGACGCTCCTGGTGGTCAAGTCAGCGTATGATTATCCGGCAGGATGTGGACCTGCAAACGTGTCGTACTACATGGCGGAATACCTGAAAAAAGAACTTGACACCAAGGTTCTCGTCAGCAGCGTTGATTCCGTCGCCCAGTTGTTCAGCGACTTCCTATTCTACGGGCCGATTGAACGCTGTGATGTTGCCTTTGAGAGTGCTTCCATAATCGAAGAAGTTAAGACCGGTTTAAGCGTACCACTTCACAGGGTGATATCGAGATGA
- the gatE gene encoding Glu-tRNA(Gln) amidotransferase subunit GatE, translating into MMDYEKVGLMVGIEIHQQLDTRHKLFCYCPTPHREVEESNFEFIRYLRLKKSEIGEEDRAAREEVERSRRFVYKYYDTTCLVEADEEPPRELNREALEIAIQVAKMLNMEFADEVHVMRKIVIDGSNTTGFQRTALVAFDGFIEVDGKRIGIATLCLEEEACRKVDEGEGYAVYSLDRLGIPLVEIGTEPDINTPEMAKKVAAKLGMILRSTGKVKRGLGTIRQDVNISIRDGARVEIKGVQDLDILDKIVEYEVVRQLNLLEIREELKRRKAEVDGRIFDVTDVFRNTKSKIIRNKTVKAILLKGFAGLVGKEIQPGRRLGTEFADIAKTFGLGGIFHTDELPAYGISEDEVKNLKAFVAAEEGDAVIMAAGDAARVERALKRIIERAKYCLVGVPEETRKANEDGTTSYLRPLPGAARMYPETDVPPVLITQEMLEVEIPELIEERARRYEKLLPKDLAWEMADSPYYRLFEEYAAKMQPTVVARVLHILPAYLRKEGVNVDVLEERHFRLVLDMILNNEMAKEGAEEALKILAERPDAGRKEVLSRIGVAEDLDGFIRKLVEEKADLIAERGEGAFKPLMGLVMKEFRGRVDGKVVAEKLRRAIEDFIG; encoded by the coding sequence ATGATGGATTACGAAAAAGTAGGGCTGATGGTGGGAATTGAGATTCACCAGCAACTCGATACCAGACACAAGCTTTTCTGCTACTGCCCCACACCACACAGGGAGGTTGAAGAATCGAATTTTGAGTTTATCAGGTATTTGAGGCTCAAGAAAAGCGAGATCGGTGAGGAGGACAGGGCGGCGAGGGAGGAGGTTGAAAGGAGCAGGAGGTTCGTTTACAAGTATTACGATACAACCTGCCTCGTCGAAGCTGATGAGGAGCCGCCAAGAGAACTGAACAGGGAAGCGCTGGAAATCGCCATTCAGGTTGCGAAGATGCTGAACATGGAGTTTGCAGATGAAGTGCATGTGATGAGGAAGATCGTAATTGACGGTAGCAATACCACAGGGTTTCAGAGGACTGCTTTAGTTGCCTTCGATGGGTTTATTGAGGTTGATGGCAAAAGGATTGGAATTGCAACCCTCTGTCTTGAGGAGGAGGCATGCAGGAAGGTTGACGAGGGAGAGGGATATGCCGTTTACTCTCTTGACAGACTCGGCATTCCGCTTGTGGAGATAGGCACTGAGCCAGACATCAACACACCGGAGATGGCAAAGAAGGTAGCTGCAAAGCTCGGTATGATTCTGAGATCAACCGGGAAGGTTAAGAGGGGGCTGGGCACGATTAGGCAGGATGTGAACATCAGCATAAGGGACGGGGCGAGGGTTGAGATAAAGGGCGTGCAGGATCTGGACATTCTGGACAAGATTGTGGAGTATGAGGTTGTCAGACAGCTCAACCTGCTTGAAATCAGGGAAGAGTTGAAAAGGAGGAAAGCAGAGGTTGACGGCAGAATTTTTGATGTTACGGACGTTTTCAGAAACACGAAGTCGAAGATAATCAGGAATAAGACCGTCAAAGCCATTCTGCTGAAGGGTTTTGCAGGACTGGTTGGCAAAGAAATTCAGCCGGGAAGAAGGCTCGGGACAGAATTTGCAGACATAGCCAAAACTTTTGGTCTGGGCGGAATATTTCATACCGACGAGCTTCCGGCTTATGGCATAAGCGAGGATGAAGTGAAGAATTTGAAGGCATTTGTCGCTGCTGAAGAAGGGGATGCCGTTATCATGGCTGCGGGAGATGCTGCAAGAGTAGAGAGGGCTTTGAAGAGAATAATCGAGAGGGCCAAGTACTGCCTCGTAGGAGTTCCGGAGGAGACGAGAAAGGCGAATGAGGATGGGACAACATCTTATCTCCGCCCACTACCCGGAGCCGCGAGGATGTATCCCGAAACGGATGTACCGCCCGTTTTGATCACTCAGGAAATGCTTGAAGTTGAGATTCCAGAGCTGATTGAGGAGAGGGCAAGGAGATACGAGAAGCTGTTACCCAAGGATCTGGCGTGGGAAATGGCAGACTCACCCTACTACAGACTTTTTGAGGAGTATGCTGCAAAAATGCAGCCGACAGTTGTGGCGAGAGTTCTGCACATCCTTCCAGCATACTTGAGAAAGGAGGGAGTTAACGTTGACGTTCTTGAAGAGAGACATTTCAGACTCGTCCTCGATATGATTTTGAACAATGAAATGGCCAAGGAGGGGGCTGAGGAGGCTTTGAAGATTCTGGCTGAGAGACCGGATGCAGGCAGGAAAGAGGTGCTCAGCAGGATTGGTGTAGCTGAGGATCTTGACGGGTTCATCAGGAAGCTGGTTGAGGAGAAGGCTGATTTAATAGCGGAGAGAGGAGAGGGAGCGTTCAAACCGCTGATGGGCCTCGTTATGAAAGAATTCAGAGGGAGAGTTGACGGAAAGGTTGTGGCGGAGAAATTGAGGAGGGCGATAGAGGACTTTATTGGGTAG